In one window of Osmia lignaria lignaria isolate PbOS001 chromosome 11, iyOsmLign1, whole genome shotgun sequence DNA:
- the LOC117603934 gene encoding uncharacterized protein LOC117603934 isoform X2 has protein sequence MFKKLSRSDALEDISNWSTDDVLYLLRKNGLEECCKAIAKRKIDGDELLHLTEGKLALWKSDLTRPLIWSLWTFVEEVKKTPEKYVEEKILESQVTEDHLSDTGSWGTDFEDETNEESALQEFQKAIQSNVGLRSNQKLSQNNANPEQQDTRTEEISRQEEEGTYANCGSMPRDENTYANCDETKTVSSKSTSRLHSLQTEKSLAEQLKEQLKLRNTKKPMAGPKPKSLQSRKVEVSPLGRTQPQKSFLYNVSMAKPNTPSQTQKRMAVPPPPEPKKNSDQPMIIEKSSKEQTKPPAMLRNLDLVANLPTRTEESEDEYEAFDEQIIEQNQKKNIFRADSKQSLTSGNRSSIESVYQPASVTSYEEEEEQYEIYESITETPDDSSYNLSPIQRTTEIKTPPPLPAKPPQSSANPSPTLTRTNLEKSKDNGWPQNESSNHLRKRFPGYDKDCFRYASTKIRTRKKKRN, from the exons atgtttaaaaaattgtcgCGAAGCGACGCTCTCGAGGATATTTCCAATTGGAGCACCGACGATGTGTTGTACCTGCTCCGAAAG AACGGTCTGGAAGAATGTTGCAAAGCGATCGCAAAACGAAAGATCGATGGGGACGAGCTATTG CACTTGACGGAAGGGAAGCTGGCGCTGTGGAAGAGTGACCTCACGCGTCCATTGATATG GAGTCTGTGGACGTTCGTGGAAGAAGTGAAAAAAACACCAGAGAAATACGTAGAGGAGAAGATACTCGAATCGCAGGTGACGGAGGATCACCTGAGCGACACCGGTTCCTGGGGAACCGACTTCGAGGACGAAACGAACGAGGAAAGTGCCTTACAAGAATTTCAGAAAGCCATTCAATCGAACGTAGGACTTAGAAGTAATCAGAAGCTGTCGCAAAACAATGCAAACCCTGAGCAACAAGATACGCGAACAGAAGAGATATCGAgacaagaggaagaaggaacTTATGCAAATTGCGGTTCGATGCCACGCGATGAAAACACGTACGCGAATTGCGACGAGACGAAAACTGTTTCATCGAAGAGTACGTCGAGATTACACTCGTTGCAAACAGAAAAATCATTGGCAGAGCAGCTGAAAGAACAGCTGAAGCTACGAAATACAAAGAAGCCGATGGCAGGACCGAAACCCAAGTCTTTGCAATCGAGGAAAGTGGAGGTTTCACCTTTAGGACGTACCCAACCGCAGAAATCATTTTTATACAATGTCTCAATGGCAAAGCCGAATACTCCTAGTCAAACGCAAA aGAGAATGGCTGTACCACCGCCACCCGAGCCGAAGAAGAACAGCGATCAACCAATGATCATAGAAAAATCAAGCAAGGAGCAAACGAAGCCTCCAGCTATGCTTAGGAATCTCGATCTGGTCGCAAATTTGCCAACGCGAACGGAAGAAAGCGAGGACGAATACGAGGCATTCGACGAACAAATTATCGAACAGAATCAAAAGAAGAACATATTCAGAGCAGATAGCAAGCAATCGCTGACCAGTGGGAACCGAAGTTCCATAGAAAGTGTTTATCAACCGGCCAGCGTTACCAGCtacgaggaagaagaggagcagTATGAAATTTACGAGTCAATTACAGAAACA CCAGACGATAGTAGTTACAATTTAAGTCCTATTCAGAGGACGACGGAGATAAAAACACCCCCACCTCTACCAGCGAAACCTCCTCAATCATCAGCTAACCCTTCTCCAACTTTAACTCGGACGAACTTAGAGAAATCAAAGG ATAACGGATGGCCACAAAATGAGAGCAGTAATCATTTAAGGAAACGGTTCCCAGGATACGATAAAGACTGTTTCCGCTACGCTAGTACGAAAATACgtacaaggaaaaaaaaaagaaattag
- the Nagk gene encoding N-acetylglucosamine kinase isoform X1 codes for MAGKKKGKGKKRKRVNELELRRELRKRGRDGSDWDEEEMPQEKVDLSQYAEQIRIGGIEGGGTYSTLIIIDGKGVPLTEVKGPNTNHWILGMEETAARINAMVEKGKQALEIPETVPLNCLGLSLSGCEEENTNRLLIETMKKTYPNAATAYQISSDTLGSLRTGLPDGGIVLIAGTGSNALMTTPDGKTVGCGGWGHMMGDEGSAYWIAHRACKYVFDDVDGLNPAPKPVSYVWPAMRGYFNAPLMKDMLPHIYTDFDKSMFANFTKELVIGCEKGDPLCLYIFQENGKFLAKHIVALSRKAHPDLKLDKGGLKVVCVGSVWKSWEFMKNGFVDEIHESGTVDELSLLRLTASAALGACYLAAEKIDWLFTKSYEKNIETFYHYKRLNYVKSVEALPETEMEFIPCGGISMKENL; via the exons ATggcaggaaaaaagaaagggaaaggaaagaagaggaagCGCGTTAACGAATTAGAACTTCGTCGAGAGTTGAGGAAGCGGGGACGCGACGGTTCTGATTGGGACGAAGAGGAAATGCCTCAAGAGAAGGTGGATCTTTCGCAATATGCCGAGCAGATTAGAATTGGCGGCATCGAGGG cGGTGGAACGTACTCCACGCTTATCATCATCGATGGCAAAGGAGTACCATTAACAGAGGTCAAAGGACCAAACACCAATCATTGG ATCCTTGGAATGGAAGAGACCGCCGCCAGGATCAATGCAATGGTGGAGAAAGGAAAACAAGCTTTGGAAATACCTGAAACAGTTCCCTTAAATTGTTTG GGTCTTAGTCTAAGCGGCTGCGAGGAGGAGAACACGAACCGTTTGCTCATAGAAACCATGAAAAAAACGTACCCAAACGCTGCTACAGCTTATCAAATCAGTTCAGATACTTTGGGTAGCCTTAGGACTGGTTTACCAGATGGTGGAATTGTTCTAATCGCTGGGACAGGTAGCAACGCTTTAATGACTACTCCTGATGGTAAAACTGTTGGATGCGGTGGATGGGGACATATGATGGGAGATGAAGGCAGCG CTTATTGGATCGCCCATCGCGCGTGTAAATACGTGTTCGATGATGTCGATGGTCTGAATCCAGCCCCAAAACCTGTCAGCTACGTGTGGCCTGCGATGAGGGGCTATTTTAATGCACCACTGATGAAGGATATGTTGCCGCACATATATACAGATTTCGATAAAAGCATGTTCGCCAACTTTACCAAAGAGCTTGTGATCGGCTGTGAAAAAGGAGATCCTCTTTGTTTGTATATTTTCCAAGAAAATGGGAAGTTTCTTGCGAAACACATTGTGGCTCTTTCAAGAAAAGCTCATCCT GATCTTAAGTTAGATAAGGGAGGACTGAAAGTTGTCTGCGTAGGATCGGTTTGGAAGTCGTGGGAATTCATGAAGAACGGCTTTGTGGACGAAATTCATGAGTCAGGTACAGTGGATGAATTGAGTTTACTTCGTTTAACAGCATCGGCAGCGTTAGGCGCTTGTTACCTTGCTGCGGAAAAAATCGACTGGCTATTCACGAAATCGTATGAGAAAAACATTGAAACGTTCTACCATTATAAACGATTAAATTATGTGAAGTCAGTGGAAGCTCTGCCAGAAACGGAAATGGAATTCATCCCTTGTGGTGGTATAAGtatgaaagaaaatttataa
- the LOC117603934 gene encoding uncharacterized protein LOC117603934 isoform X1: MFKKLSRSDALEDISNWSTDDVLYLLRKNGLEECCKAIAKRKIDGDELLHLTEGKLALWKSDLTRPLIWSLWTFVEEVKKTPEKYVEEKILESQVTEDHLSDTGSWGTDFEDETNEESALQEFQKAIQSNVGLRSNQKLSQNNANPEQQDTRTEEISRQEEEGTYANCGSMPRDENTYANCDETKTVSSKSTSRLHSLQTEKSLAEQLKEQLKLRNTKKPMAGPKPKSLQSRKVEVSPLGRTQPQKSFLYNVSMAKPNTPSQTQKRMAVPPPPEPKKNSDQPMIIEKSSKEQTKPPAMLRNLDLVANLPTRTEESEDEYEAFDEQIIEQNQKKNIFRADSKQSLTSGNRSSIESVYQPASVTSYEEEEEQYEIYESITETPDDSSYNLSPIQRTTEIKTPPPLPAKPPQSSANPSPTLTRTNLEKSKERSPEKKSATLPHSNSNTSLSSERATRPLPPPPERQSYIDKPWFHNVSREQATSLIKEQSIYGNPQDGYFLLRPSTTNVNNPLALVLWYKDKVYNVPVRKRPDNRYALGSAKANEQSFSSVEEIVMFYSREELVLHSGGVQMGSTKLTDTPGK, from the exons atgtttaaaaaattgtcgCGAAGCGACGCTCTCGAGGATATTTCCAATTGGAGCACCGACGATGTGTTGTACCTGCTCCGAAAG AACGGTCTGGAAGAATGTTGCAAAGCGATCGCAAAACGAAAGATCGATGGGGACGAGCTATTG CACTTGACGGAAGGGAAGCTGGCGCTGTGGAAGAGTGACCTCACGCGTCCATTGATATG GAGTCTGTGGACGTTCGTGGAAGAAGTGAAAAAAACACCAGAGAAATACGTAGAGGAGAAGATACTCGAATCGCAGGTGACGGAGGATCACCTGAGCGACACCGGTTCCTGGGGAACCGACTTCGAGGACGAAACGAACGAGGAAAGTGCCTTACAAGAATTTCAGAAAGCCATTCAATCGAACGTAGGACTTAGAAGTAATCAGAAGCTGTCGCAAAACAATGCAAACCCTGAGCAACAAGATACGCGAACAGAAGAGATATCGAgacaagaggaagaaggaacTTATGCAAATTGCGGTTCGATGCCACGCGATGAAAACACGTACGCGAATTGCGACGAGACGAAAACTGTTTCATCGAAGAGTACGTCGAGATTACACTCGTTGCAAACAGAAAAATCATTGGCAGAGCAGCTGAAAGAACAGCTGAAGCTACGAAATACAAAGAAGCCGATGGCAGGACCGAAACCCAAGTCTTTGCAATCGAGGAAAGTGGAGGTTTCACCTTTAGGACGTACCCAACCGCAGAAATCATTTTTATACAATGTCTCAATGGCAAAGCCGAATACTCCTAGTCAAACGCAAA aGAGAATGGCTGTACCACCGCCACCCGAGCCGAAGAAGAACAGCGATCAACCAATGATCATAGAAAAATCAAGCAAGGAGCAAACGAAGCCTCCAGCTATGCTTAGGAATCTCGATCTGGTCGCAAATTTGCCAACGCGAACGGAAGAAAGCGAGGACGAATACGAGGCATTCGACGAACAAATTATCGAACAGAATCAAAAGAAGAACATATTCAGAGCAGATAGCAAGCAATCGCTGACCAGTGGGAACCGAAGTTCCATAGAAAGTGTTTATCAACCGGCCAGCGTTACCAGCtacgaggaagaagaggagcagTATGAAATTTACGAGTCAATTACAGAAACA CCAGACGATAGTAGTTACAATTTAAGTCCTATTCAGAGGACGACGGAGATAAAAACACCCCCACCTCTACCAGCGAAACCTCCTCAATCATCAGCTAACCCTTCTCCAACTTTAACTCGGACGAACTTAGAGAAATCAAAGG AACGGTCGCCAGAGAAGAAATCAGCGACGCTACCTCATTCTAACAGCAACACCTCGTTGTCGTCGGAAAGAGCCACCAGACCACTTCCGCCTCCACCTGAAAGACAGTCCTACATTGATAAACCGTGGTTTCATAACGTGAGCAGAGAACAGGCGACGTCTCTTATCAAAGAAC AAAGTATCTATGGTAACCCACAAGATGGATATTTCCTACTGAGACCGTCCACGACTAACGTGAATAATCCACTGGCTTTGGTGCTTTGGTATAAGGATAAGGTTTATAATGTTCCAGTAAGGAAGAGGCCAGATAATAG GTACGCATTGGGCTCGGCGAAAGCGAACGAACAATCGTTCTCCAGCGTCGAAGAGATCGTGATGTTTTACTCGAGAGAAGAATTGGTGCTCCACAGCGGGGGTGTGCAAATGGGCAGCACGAAATTAACTGATACCCcgggtaaataa
- the Hr96 gene encoding nuclear hormone receptor HR96 isoform X1, producing MEDEQPAREANKICGVCGDRALGYNFNAVSCESCKAFFRRNALKNKDFRCPFTQNCNITPVTRRFCQKCRLDKCFSIGMRKEYIMSEEDKVLKRQKIEQNRAKKRPTGDNSKAPKVKKGCIDECTFDDTSMSINSVASTVSDTYFWESDRKYTDLDASRQNVTESLSPVTAASVPSPSSPPENGTISGSKTLDMMKNSSHNSNSNFENSPCHEENETEIERLRVDSDSPIENQQKCDKVKSVSNNLEKDKEFVISSKRLEQSALDLNSDFDSANSEPLKYSPEFDNTSCYNKLNRSPVQNSPYSDHMLQSRRMNLDVTSEMHIGMQVCPEELETCTKSSKEACPKENNLIAKFNQDPSVITKLVNNSNFIAKIFQNEELLLKIMTDPAVISKLEADPEISKFFKEDSGTVGKDPSSENKTNIQYKDDLKATNVLNHKFKPAFKVKQRHIENPILTDLITNSNQEECINQRIEPSSSGDWNKNVTDVTRDVLQDVQRVPIVANSIESILCEAIKLEFSAYSALGGIETRRELNDAERAKLNELIVANKALLAPLDDDITHLIGEDCNFKNIFGRSDPALLDVVNLTAIAIRRLIKMAKKINAFKNMCQEDQIALLKGGSTEMMILRSALTYDAEKDMWCIPHSQESMSNIKVDILKEANGNLYAEHTRFLRSFDSRWRDENIILILSAIALFTPDRPKVVHNDVIKLEQNSYYYLLRRYLESIYPGCEAKSMFLKLIQKISDLHRLNNEVVGVYLNLNPSRVEPLLIEIFDLKH from the exons ATGGAAGATGAACAGCCGGCTAGAGAGGCTAACAAAATCTGTGGAGTATGCGGCGATCGTGCGCTCGGTTACAATTTTAACGCAGTCTCGTGCGAAAGCTGTAAGGCTTTCTTTCGAAGGAACGCTTTGAAAAATAAG GATTTCAGATGTCCTTTTACACAAAATTGTAATATCACACCAGTTACCAGACGTTTTTGTCAGAAATGTCGCTTAGACAAATGTTTTAGTATCGGTATGAGAAAAGAGTATATTATGTCTGAAGAGGATAAGGTATTGAAGAGACAAAAAATAGAACAAAACCGTGCAAAGAAGAGACCTACTGGGGATAATTCAAAGGCACCGAAAGTTAAAAAGGGTTGTATAGATGAATGCACGTTCGACGACACTTCTATGTCGATTAATTCGGTTGCATCAACCGTGTCGGATACATATTTCTGGGAATCCGATAGGAAATATACAGACCTAGATGCTAGCAGGCAGAATGTAACAGAAAGCTTGAGTCCGGTAACAGCTGCCAGTGTTCCAAGTCCTTCTAGTCCTCCAGAAAATGGAACTATAAGTGGGTCAAAAACACTTGATATGATGAAAAACTCTTCTCATAATTCCAATTCTAATTTTGAGAATTCTCCTTGCCATGAggaaaatgaaacagaaatagAAAGATTAAGAGTTGATTCGGATTCACCTATAGAAAATCAGCAAAAATGTGATAAAGTTAAATCTGTTTCTAATAATCTGGAAAAGGATAAAGAATTTGTAATAAGTTCAAAAAGGTTGGAACAGAGTGCTTTAGATTTAAATTCCGATTTTGATTCTGCTAACAGCGAACCATTAAAGTATTCTCCTGAATTTGATAATACATCCTGTTACAATAAATTAAATCGTAGTCCTGTACAGAATTCTCCGTATAGCGATCATATGCTACAGTCTAGAAGAATGAATCTAGATGTAACTTCAGAAATGCATATAGGTATGCAAGTTTGTCCCGAAGAATTAGAAACATGTACGAAATCTAGCAAAGAAGCATGtccaaaagaaaataatttaattgctaAATTTAATCAAGATCCAAGCGTAATCACGAAGCTTGTTAATAATTCGAATTTTATTGCAAAGATATTTCAAAATGAAGAATTACTTCTAAAGATCATGACAGATCCTGCTGTTATTAGCAAATTGGAGGCAGAtcctgaaatttcaaaattttttaaggaAGATAGTGGCACTGTAGGAAAAGATCCATCGTctgaaaataaaacaaacattcaGTATAAAGATGATTTAAAAGCTACTAATGttttaaatcataaatttaaGCCAGCATTTAAAGTTAAACAAAGACACATAGAAAATCCAATTCTGACggatttaattacaaattcgaATCAAGAAGAATGCATAAATCAACGAATTGAACCGAGCAGTAGTGGTGATTGGAACAAGAATGTAACAGATGTTACAAGAGATGTGCTTCAAGATGTACAAAG AGTACCAATTGTTGCAAATTCCATTGAATCAATTCTTTGTGAAGCAATTAAATTAGAGTTTTCAGCATATTCGGCTCTTGGTGGAATAGAGACTAGAAGAGAATTAAATGACGCTGAAAGAGCAAAGTTAAATGAATTAATAGTAGCTAACAAAGCATTATTAGCTCCTTTAGATGATGATATAACACATTTAATTGGTGAAGATTGTAATTTTAAG aatattttcggTCGATCCGATCCAGCACTATTAGATGTTGTAAATCTAACAGCTATTGCTATTAGACGCTTAATAAAGATGGCGAAAAAAATAAATGCTTTTAAGAATATGTGTCAAGAAGATCAGATCGCTCTTTTAAAAGGAGGCTCCACGGAAATGATGATCCTAAGATCGGCACTCACTTATGATGCTGAGAAAGATATGTGGTGCATTCCACACAGTCAAGAAAGTATGTCGAATATAAAAGTGGATATTTTGAAGGAGGCGAACGGAAACCTCTATGCTGAGCATACAAGGTTTCTTAGAAGTTTTGACTCGAGATGGAGAGACgagaatattattttaattttaagcgCAATTGCTTTATTTACACCTGATAGACCAAAAGTGGTGCATAACGATGTTATCAAACTAGAACAA aattcttattattatttactcaGACGTTACTTGGAAAGCATATACCCTGGATGTGAGGCCAAATCTATGTTTTTAAAGTTAATTCAAAAAATTTCCGATCTTCATAGACTGAACAACGAAGTTGTTGGGGTTTATCTTAACTTGAACCCATCGAGAGTAGAGCCACTGCTTATAGAAATATTTGACTTGAAACATTGA
- the Nagk gene encoding N-acetylglucosamine kinase isoform X2: protein MPQEKVDLSQYAEQIRIGGIEGGGTYSTLIIIDGKGVPLTEVKGPNTNHWILGMEETAARINAMVEKGKQALEIPETVPLNCLGLSLSGCEEENTNRLLIETMKKTYPNAATAYQISSDTLGSLRTGLPDGGIVLIAGTGSNALMTTPDGKTVGCGGWGHMMGDEGSAYWIAHRACKYVFDDVDGLNPAPKPVSYVWPAMRGYFNAPLMKDMLPHIYTDFDKSMFANFTKELVIGCEKGDPLCLYIFQENGKFLAKHIVALSRKAHPDLKLDKGGLKVVCVGSVWKSWEFMKNGFVDEIHESGTVDELSLLRLTASAALGACYLAAEKIDWLFTKSYEKNIETFYHYKRLNYVKSVEALPETEMEFIPCGGISMKENL, encoded by the exons ATGCCTCAAGAGAAGGTGGATCTTTCGCAATATGCCGAGCAGATTAGAATTGGCGGCATCGAGGG cGGTGGAACGTACTCCACGCTTATCATCATCGATGGCAAAGGAGTACCATTAACAGAGGTCAAAGGACCAAACACCAATCATTGG ATCCTTGGAATGGAAGAGACCGCCGCCAGGATCAATGCAATGGTGGAGAAAGGAAAACAAGCTTTGGAAATACCTGAAACAGTTCCCTTAAATTGTTTG GGTCTTAGTCTAAGCGGCTGCGAGGAGGAGAACACGAACCGTTTGCTCATAGAAACCATGAAAAAAACGTACCCAAACGCTGCTACAGCTTATCAAATCAGTTCAGATACTTTGGGTAGCCTTAGGACTGGTTTACCAGATGGTGGAATTGTTCTAATCGCTGGGACAGGTAGCAACGCTTTAATGACTACTCCTGATGGTAAAACTGTTGGATGCGGTGGATGGGGACATATGATGGGAGATGAAGGCAGCG CTTATTGGATCGCCCATCGCGCGTGTAAATACGTGTTCGATGATGTCGATGGTCTGAATCCAGCCCCAAAACCTGTCAGCTACGTGTGGCCTGCGATGAGGGGCTATTTTAATGCACCACTGATGAAGGATATGTTGCCGCACATATATACAGATTTCGATAAAAGCATGTTCGCCAACTTTACCAAAGAGCTTGTGATCGGCTGTGAAAAAGGAGATCCTCTTTGTTTGTATATTTTCCAAGAAAATGGGAAGTTTCTTGCGAAACACATTGTGGCTCTTTCAAGAAAAGCTCATCCT GATCTTAAGTTAGATAAGGGAGGACTGAAAGTTGTCTGCGTAGGATCGGTTTGGAAGTCGTGGGAATTCATGAAGAACGGCTTTGTGGACGAAATTCATGAGTCAGGTACAGTGGATGAATTGAGTTTACTTCGTTTAACAGCATCGGCAGCGTTAGGCGCTTGTTACCTTGCTGCGGAAAAAATCGACTGGCTATTCACGAAATCGTATGAGAAAAACATTGAAACGTTCTACCATTATAAACGATTAAATTATGTGAAGTCAGTGGAAGCTCTGCCAGAAACGGAAATGGAATTCATCCCTTGTGGTGGTATAAGtatgaaagaaaatttataa
- the Hr96 gene encoding nuclear hormone receptor HR96 isoform X2, whose product MRKEYIMSEEDKVLKRQKIEQNRAKKRPTGDNSKAPKVKKGCIDECTFDDTSMSINSVASTVSDTYFWESDRKYTDLDASRQNVTESLSPVTAASVPSPSSPPENGTISGSKTLDMMKNSSHNSNSNFENSPCHEENETEIERLRVDSDSPIENQQKCDKVKSVSNNLEKDKEFVISSKRLEQSALDLNSDFDSANSEPLKYSPEFDNTSCYNKLNRSPVQNSPYSDHMLQSRRMNLDVTSEMHIGMQVCPEELETCTKSSKEACPKENNLIAKFNQDPSVITKLVNNSNFIAKIFQNEELLLKIMTDPAVISKLEADPEISKFFKEDSGTVGKDPSSENKTNIQYKDDLKATNVLNHKFKPAFKVKQRHIENPILTDLITNSNQEECINQRIEPSSSGDWNKNVTDVTRDVLQDVQRVPIVANSIESILCEAIKLEFSAYSALGGIETRRELNDAERAKLNELIVANKALLAPLDDDITHLIGEDCNFKNIFGRSDPALLDVVNLTAIAIRRLIKMAKKINAFKNMCQEDQIALLKGGSTEMMILRSALTYDAEKDMWCIPHSQESMSNIKVDILKEANGNLYAEHTRFLRSFDSRWRDENIILILSAIALFTPDRPKVVHNDVIKLEQNSYYYLLRRYLESIYPGCEAKSMFLKLIQKISDLHRLNNEVVGVYLNLNPSRVEPLLIEIFDLKH is encoded by the exons ATGAGAAAAGAGTATATTATGTCTGAAGAGGATAAGGTATTGAAGAGACAAAAAATAGAACAAAACCGTGCAAAGAAGAGACCTACTGGGGATAATTCAAAGGCACCGAAAGTTAAAAAGGGTTGTATAGATGAATGCACGTTCGACGACACTTCTATGTCGATTAATTCGGTTGCATCAACCGTGTCGGATACATATTTCTGGGAATCCGATAGGAAATATACAGACCTAGATGCTAGCAGGCAGAATGTAACAGAAAGCTTGAGTCCGGTAACAGCTGCCAGTGTTCCAAGTCCTTCTAGTCCTCCAGAAAATGGAACTATAAGTGGGTCAAAAACACTTGATATGATGAAAAACTCTTCTCATAATTCCAATTCTAATTTTGAGAATTCTCCTTGCCATGAggaaaatgaaacagaaatagAAAGATTAAGAGTTGATTCGGATTCACCTATAGAAAATCAGCAAAAATGTGATAAAGTTAAATCTGTTTCTAATAATCTGGAAAAGGATAAAGAATTTGTAATAAGTTCAAAAAGGTTGGAACAGAGTGCTTTAGATTTAAATTCCGATTTTGATTCTGCTAACAGCGAACCATTAAAGTATTCTCCTGAATTTGATAATACATCCTGTTACAATAAATTAAATCGTAGTCCTGTACAGAATTCTCCGTATAGCGATCATATGCTACAGTCTAGAAGAATGAATCTAGATGTAACTTCAGAAATGCATATAGGTATGCAAGTTTGTCCCGAAGAATTAGAAACATGTACGAAATCTAGCAAAGAAGCATGtccaaaagaaaataatttaattgctaAATTTAATCAAGATCCAAGCGTAATCACGAAGCTTGTTAATAATTCGAATTTTATTGCAAAGATATTTCAAAATGAAGAATTACTTCTAAAGATCATGACAGATCCTGCTGTTATTAGCAAATTGGAGGCAGAtcctgaaatttcaaaattttttaaggaAGATAGTGGCACTGTAGGAAAAGATCCATCGTctgaaaataaaacaaacattcaGTATAAAGATGATTTAAAAGCTACTAATGttttaaatcataaatttaaGCCAGCATTTAAAGTTAAACAAAGACACATAGAAAATCCAATTCTGACggatttaattacaaattcgaATCAAGAAGAATGCATAAATCAACGAATTGAACCGAGCAGTAGTGGTGATTGGAACAAGAATGTAACAGATGTTACAAGAGATGTGCTTCAAGATGTACAAAG AGTACCAATTGTTGCAAATTCCATTGAATCAATTCTTTGTGAAGCAATTAAATTAGAGTTTTCAGCATATTCGGCTCTTGGTGGAATAGAGACTAGAAGAGAATTAAATGACGCTGAAAGAGCAAAGTTAAATGAATTAATAGTAGCTAACAAAGCATTATTAGCTCCTTTAGATGATGATATAACACATTTAATTGGTGAAGATTGTAATTTTAAG aatattttcggTCGATCCGATCCAGCACTATTAGATGTTGTAAATCTAACAGCTATTGCTATTAGACGCTTAATAAAGATGGCGAAAAAAATAAATGCTTTTAAGAATATGTGTCAAGAAGATCAGATCGCTCTTTTAAAAGGAGGCTCCACGGAAATGATGATCCTAAGATCGGCACTCACTTATGATGCTGAGAAAGATATGTGGTGCATTCCACACAGTCAAGAAAGTATGTCGAATATAAAAGTGGATATTTTGAAGGAGGCGAACGGAAACCTCTATGCTGAGCATACAAGGTTTCTTAGAAGTTTTGACTCGAGATGGAGAGACgagaatattattttaattttaagcgCAATTGCTTTATTTACACCTGATAGACCAAAAGTGGTGCATAACGATGTTATCAAACTAGAACAA aattcttattattatttactcaGACGTTACTTGGAAAGCATATACCCTGGATGTGAGGCCAAATCTATGTTTTTAAAGTTAATTCAAAAAATTTCCGATCTTCATAGACTGAACAACGAAGTTGTTGGGGTTTATCTTAACTTGAACCCATCGAGAGTAGAGCCACTGCTTATAGAAATATTTGACTTGAAACATTGA